Sequence from the Candidatus Rokuibacteriota bacterium genome:
GTTGTTCGGTCCTCAGCCGGCGCCGCCTGCGCCCCCCGCGCCGCTGGAGCTTGGGAGCGGCATCGGGAGCTTCTCGGCCGGCGAGACGTCTCCCATGGTCCGGACGGACTGCTCGTCGAACAGCCTCGTCCTCCGGCTCTACGATGAGCAGATGAAGCGCGTCAAGGAGGCCATCGAGACCCAGCTCGACCTGCTGCCGCCGCAGGTGAAGATCGAGTCGCGGCTCGAGCTGCTTGACCGCAGCGATCTCTTCGCCCTTGGCGTGCAGTGGGGGGGCGGCGGGCTGCTCGGCATCAACGACCGCACGGCCATCGTGGGGCGCGGGTTCACCTCGAACCAGGTCAACACGTCCGGCATTCCCACGTCCGGCACCAGCACACCGCCCATCCCGAACGCATCCCTGCTCAACGTCATCCCGGTCCTCGGCACGACGGGCCTCGCGGCCGGCGGCAATCTCGTCAACCTGCCCATCGCCAGCCTGCTGGAAGGCGCGGCGGCCGCCGGCGGTGGCGGCTTCGCCTTCGGCATCATCGGCAGCCGGATGGACCTCAACCTGGCCCTCGAAGCGCTGCGCGTCCAGAACCGATCCCAGTCGCTGGCCCGCCCGGAAGTTGTTGTGGCGGAGAACCACGCCGCGACTATAGAAATCGGCGAAGAAATTCCCTTCGCGACGGTCAGCGCAGCGGGCACGAAGATCGATTTCAAGAAGGCGACCTTGTCGCTCGCGGTCTCCCCGGTGGTCATCTGCAGGGACGAGCCGCAGGCCGGGACGAGATCCGGCGGCACCCACCGCATCCGGCTGCAGGTCATCGTGCAGAACGACAACCGCGGGGCCACCGTGGACCTCGGCTCCCAATCGGGTAACCCGCCGGCGATCAACACCCAGAAGACGACGACGGACACGGTGGTGAACGAGGGACAGCGCCTGGTCATCGGCGGCATCACCCAGCTCCGCACGCGCGACCAGATACGCAAGGTGCCGCTCCTGGGCGACATCCCCATCCTCGGCTGGCTGTTCAAGCAGAAGGGCGAGGACACCCAGAAGCGAGAGCTGGTGATCTTCCTGACGCCCACCGTGCTGGTGCAGGAGGCGCCCCGCCCGTCGCCGCGCTGCCCTGTTCAAATCCCGACCGCAGCCAAGGCCAACTGAGGTTGCTGCCCGTGCGACCGCCCGGGAACCGCCGGAGGTAGCCGCCGATGTACGAGGCGTACTACAGCCTCGAGGATCCGCCGTTCGTCCTGACCCCGGACCCGCGCTTCATGCTGCGGTCCAAGGGCCACCACGAGATCCTCGCCACACTGCTCTACGGCATCACGAGCCAGAAGGGGCTCATGGCGCTGGTGGGCGACGTCGGCACTGGCAAGACGACGCTCTGCCGGGCGCTCCTGCGCGAGCTGCCCGACAGCGTGCAGAGCGCGCTCGTGCTCAACCCGCATCTCTCCGACGCGGATCTCATCGGGACGATCCTCGATGATCTCGGGGTCGAGCGGCGGGGCTCGACGAAGGGCGAGCTGATGGCGGCGCTCTCGCAGTACCTCCTGGCCACCGGCAGCGAGGGCAAGACGGTGCTCGTCATCGTGGACGAGGCCCAGCAGATGAGCGTCGAGTCCCTCGAGCAGATCCGCATCCTGTCCAACCTCGAGACCGCCACGCGCAAGCTCCTGCAGGTCCTCCTCGTCGGCCAGCCGGAGCTCGAGGAGAAGCTCAAGCTCAACGAGCTGCGCCAGCTCGACCAGCGGATCGGCATCCGGTGCTACCTCAAGCCCCTGCCGCGCAAGGAGACGTACCGCTACGTCGAGCACCGCCTTCGCGTGGCGGGCCTGCCGGGGGCGCTGCCGTTCACGCGCGGCGCCCTGGCGAAGATCTACAAGTACAGTCGGGGCATCCCGCGCGTTATCAACCTGGTCTGCGACCGGGCGCTCATGGCGGGTTTCAGCAACCGCGTCCGCGAGATCACTCCGACCCTGGTGACGAGCGCGGTGCGGAACCTCGAGGGCGGCCGCCAGGGGCGCAATCGCTACGTCCGGACGTGGGCGCCGGCGGGTGGGATGCGGCGCGCCGCTGTGGTCGTGGGTGCGGCTGTGGTGCTTCTGGGCGCGGGCGGCGCCGCGGCGTACTGGGGCGGCTTCAGCCTGGGCGGCCTCCGCGCCGGCGCCCAAGCCAAGCCTCCACAGAATATCGCCGCGGCGCCGGCCGCGTTGTCTCCCGCGGCCCCAAGCCCGGTAGGCGCGCCCTCGGCGGGGCAGTCACCCGTTTCCGCGGCGCCGCTGGCGCTGACCCCTGGCGTGGCGCCGCCGCCCCCTGATCGCCCCGTCATTTCTTCTGCCGCCGAGGCGCAGCGGCAGCTCATGACGCGTCTCCTCGCGCTCTGGGGCATCCAGGACGCGGCTCCAGGCGCAGTGCCGCCGTGGCCGACGAACCCCGACGGCAGCCTCGACATATCGGGCGTCGCCACGCGCTATCAGCTCTCGGCCACCTTTCTGCCCGAAACGACGCTCTCCGACCTGCGCGCGATCGGGCTGCCGGCCCTCGTCGAGCTGTCCGACGCGCCGGCCGGGCGGCCGTACCTGCTGCGCTGGATCGGCGCCGACACCGCGACGCTTGTCGCCCCGTCGGGCGAGGAAGCGCGCTTCGCGCTCAACACGCTCGATCCGGCCTGGACGCGCTCCGCGTGGATCGTCTGGCGCAACGTGGACCAGCTCCCGCTCGACCCATGGCGGGACCTGACGCCGACGGTGCTCACGACTATCGGCCTGCGGCTCCAGAAGCTCGGCTACCTGAGCCCGCCCGTGCCGCCCAGCTACGACAGCCGGTTCCAGCAGGCCGTGCGCCGCTTCCAGAGGGCGGTCGGTGGGCTGCACGAGGACGGTATCGTCGGGCCACGGACCGCCATAGCCCTGTCCCGCGTGGTCGGCGGGCGGTTCAACCCCACAATTGCCGAGGGCGGGGCCCAGTGAGCCGGCTGGCCGACATCCTTATGGGTATGGACGACAAGCGGGTCCGCCGCCCAGGTCTGGGCGGCATCCCGCGCCTGGGTGAGAGCGCCGAGCCCCGGCGACAATGGCGTATCGTGGGAAGTTTAGTTATTGTGGTAGTGATGGGTGCTCTCGCCGTCGCGGTCATGCTTTCCCCCCAAGGCCCGGCGCGGTCCTCCGCCCGCGCAGGGGCGCCCACCCCAGTCTCGGCCCCTGCGGCGCCGCTGCCCGCGCCTGCGCCTCCGGCGGTGCGCGTTAGCGACCGCGTGGCGGCGCTGATGCGGACCGGAATTGACGCGGCGCAGAGCGGCGAGCTGGACCAGGCTGTGGCCGCCTTCCGGAAAGCGGTCGAGGTCGATCCGACGGACGCCGAGGCCTGGGACAGCCTGGGCGTGGTGCTGGTTCGCTCGGGAGACGAAGCGCGCGGCGTTGAGGCCTTCCGCCGGGCGCTCCGCGCGGCGCCGGGGCATCCCGAGGCCCACCGAAACCTCGCCGTGGTGCTGGACCGCCAGGGGCGTGCCGCCGAGGCTGCGCGCCATTACCGGGCGTTCCTCGCGAAGAGCCCCGGCGACAGCCCCGACCGCGCGACGATCATGGCGCGGCTCGAGGAGATGGGTGCCCGGAGGCCCGGGGAATGAGCGAGCCCCAAGACCGCTGGGCGTGGGCGCCGCTGGGCCAGATGCTGGTCAACGACAAGGTCCTGACGACCGACCAGCTGAAGCAGGCTCTCGAGCGCCAGCGCAAGACCCGCGAGCGCCTGGGGCAGATCCTCATCGACATGAAGCTGATCGACGAGGACATGCTCATCAAGTACCTCGGCGCGCAGTTCCGCAAAGAGTCGATCACCCGCCAGGAACTGGATGCCCTCGACCCCGATGTGGTCAAGCTGGTGCCGGAGGAGGTTGCCCGCCAGTACGGCGTGATCGCGTCCCAGCGCTCGGGCCGAAAGCTGATCGTGGCCACGGCCGATCCGCTGAACGTCATGGCCCTGGACGACCTCCGGCGGGCCACCGGGCTCGACGTCGACTTCCGCATCGGTCCCGGCGGGGCCATCCAGGAAGCCATCGAGAAGACGTACCGCAAGATCGCGAACGCGACCGTCAGCAACGGGGGCCTCGACGACGCGCTCAAGGTCGACCTCGGGCTCAACGTGGGCCCGTCGGCGGCCTCCGCGGCCGAGAGCGTCATCGACATCCGGCAGCTGCAGAGCCAGGCCGACGACCCGCCGGTCGTGCGCGTCGTCAACTATGTCCTGGGCCGGGCCGCGCTGGACGGCGCCTCCGACGTCCACGTCGAGCCGGGCGAGGACCGGACGAAAGTCCGGTACCGCATCGACGGGCTGCTCTTCGACCTGCTCGAGGTCCCGCGGCAGCTCCACCTGGCGGTGGTCTCCCGCATCAAGATCATCTCGCGTCTGGACATCGCCGAGCGGCGGTTGCCTCAGGACGGCAGCTTCGCCTCGCGCATCCACGGCCAGGAATTCGACTTCCGGGTCTCGACGCTGCCCACCGTGTACGGCGAGAAGGTCGTGCTCCGGCTCCTCGAGAAGGCGGCCGTCCTCGAGCGCTACAGCGTCGAGAACCTCGGCTTCGAGAAGGAGCAGCTCGAGGCGTTCCTGAAGGGCATCCGGCGGCCCTGGGGCATGGTGCTCATCACCGGGCCGACCGGCAGCGGCAAGTCGACGACGCTGCACACGGCGCTCAAGTTCATCAAGTCGCCGCGCAAGAACGTGGTCACGGTCGAGGATCCGGTCGAGTACCGCCAGCCGGGCATCCAGCAGGTGCATGTCAAGAGCGAGATCGGGTTCGACTTCGCGCGGGCGCTGCGCTCCATCCTGCGCCAGGATCCGGACATCATCATGATCGGCGAGATCCGCGACCAGGAGACGGCGCAGATCGCCGTCAAGGCCGCGCTGACGGGTCACCTCGTGCTCTCGACGCTCCACACCCACGACGCCGTGTCGACCCTCGTGCGCCTCATCAACATCGGGGTCGAGCCCTTCCTGGTGGCGTCGGCCGTGAACGTGGCCGCGGCCCAGCGGCTGGTGCGCAGGATCTGCAAGGATTGCAAGGAGTCCTACCGGCCCACGGCGGACGAGCTGGCGCTCTTCGCCCCAGACCCGGGGCCGGAAGTCCTCTACCGCGGGCGCGGCTGCAAGACCTGCCGCAACGTGGGCTATGCGGGCCGGATGGCGCTCTACGAGGTGTTTGCCGTCGATGCGGAGGTGCGTCGCATGCTGATCGACGGTACGGACGGGGACAAGATCCAGCGCTACGCGGTCGAGTCGGGCATGGTCACGCTCAAGCAGTGCGGCTTCCGCCAAGCCGCGCGCGGGCTCACGACGCTCGAGGAAGTTCTCGCTGTGGCGGCGGACGGGGAGTAAACCATGCCGGTCTACCAATACGAGGTCGCAGACCGCAAAGGCTCGGTGAGCCGCGGCACCGCCGAGGCCGCCGAGCAGGCCGAGCTCATCACGCGCTTTCGGGAGCGGGGGCAGATCGTGCTGTCGCTCCGCCCCGCCCGTTCGGGCGGCGGTGGCGGCATCGGCACGATCAACGCCGGGCAGGTGGTCACCAATCTCCGCCAGTCGTTCAAGCGCCTGTCGTCGGGGGTCAACCTCGGCACCGTCCTCCTGTTCACGGGCCAGCTCGCCGCCATGCTCGGCGGAGGCCTGCACCTTGTCCGGATTCTGACGGCGCTCGCGGCGGAGTCCACCCACAAGGTCTTCACCAAGGTCCTCGAGAGCGTGCGCGACGATATCACCGCGGGCGGCACGTTCGCCGACGCGCTGGCCCAGCACCCGCACGTGTTCAACACGCTGTACGTGTCGATCGTCCGTGCCGGCGAGCTCAGCGGCTCCCTGCCCGTCGTCCTGGACACGATGACCACGTACCTCGAGAAGACGGACGCAATCCGCCGCAAGGTGAAGGGCGCCATCGCCTACCCCGCGGTCATCCTGGTCGTCGCGATCCTGATCGTGATTTTCATGATCCTCAAGATCGTGCCTATCTTCCAGAACGTGTACGAGAAGGCGGGCGCTGTGCTGCCCCTGCCGACCCGGATCCTCATCGGCGTGAGCAATGTCCTGCGCAACTACCTGCTGTTCATGATGCTGGGCCTCGGCGTCGTGGTGCTGGTCTTCTACTCGATCTACCAGACGCCCGGCGGCCGCAGGACGTTCGATCGCATGAAGCTCAATATGCCGCTGTTCGGCTCGCTGATCAGGAAGTCCATCATGGCGCGGACGTGCCGGACGCTCAGCGTCCTGCTCAATGCCGGTATTCCCCTGATCGAGGCCATGGAGACGGTCGCGCGGGTGTCCGGCAACGCCGTCATCGAGGAGGCGCTGACCGGGGCGACCCAGCGCATGCGCGACGGTGGCACCATCGCGGATACCCTCCGGCAGACCGGAGAGTTCCCGAGCATGGTCACGCAGCTCGTGGCCACGGGCGAGGAAAGCGGCACGCTGCCGACCATGCTCGGGCGCGCTGCGACGTACTACGAGCAGCAGGTCGATCAGTCGGTGGCGACGCTCTCCTCGCTCATCGAGCCCCTCATGATTGTCGTGATGGGCGGCATCGCGGGCGGCGTGATCCTCGCGCTCTATCTGCCGATCTTCAACCTCGGCCATGCAATGAAGGGCGGGGTCAAATAGCGGGCCGGCTCCGATGACCAGATCGGCCCCCCGGGCGTACCGCGTATCGCTCCGACTCTACGTGGTGTTCTCGCTCCTGATGGCTGCGTCGGCCGTCGCGAGCGGTCTCTTCCTCCTCTACCTCGCCCGGCCCTTCGCGAGCGAGCTGAGCGGCCCGCAGGCGCGACAGCTGAAAGTTCTCCTCTTCACGGGCGCCGCGGTTGCGGGCGCGCTCGCGGCCGTCGGCGGACTCATCGTGGGCCTCAACCTGGCGGGCCGCATCCGCGGCATCGTGGAGAAGGCCGAAGCGTTCTCCCCGCAGATGGGCGACGAGCACGGGGGTTTGCCCCGGAAGACGACCACCGTTCGCGACGAGCTGGGGGCGCTGGACGCCGCCGTTGGGCGGCTGACGCTGTCCATGGACCGCTTCGTCCGCGACAGCGACATCCTGGCGCGGCTGCCCGAGGGCATGCTGCTCCTCGACCCGGCGGGGGCTCTCGTGTCGTTCAACGCGACGGCCGAGGCCCTGCTGGACCTGTCGCTCGACCCCCACCGGGGTGAGCCCATTCTCTCGGACGCGGGCGCGTTCCCTCTGCAGAGCGGCAACGAGCGGTTGGCGCGGCTCCTCGAGGGCGAGCCGGGCGGGCTCGAGCCGGTGTACGACAACGAGGTGCCGGTGGTGACGGCCAAGGGGCACGCCCTGCTCCTCGAGGTCACCGCCCAGCGCCGGGATTGGGGGCGCGCTGCGACCGCGCAGGTGCTGGTCATCCGCGACGCCTCCGAGAAGCGGCGCATCCGCGAGGAGATCCGCCGAGCCGACCAGCTGGCGTTCCTCGGCGGCATGGCGGCGCGCATCGCGCACGAGATCCGCACGCCGCTCGCCACGATCCGCGGGCTGCTCGAGCTCCTGCAGGCCGATCTTCCTGTGGGTGACCAGCGGAGGGAGTACATCGACCGCGTGCTGATCGGCGTGGACCGCCAGAACCGGCTGGTCGAGAACCTGTTGACGCTCTCCCAGCCGGAGCCCGAGACCTGGGAGGCCGTGTCGCTTCCAGAGGCGCTCGACGAGCTCGTGGCCATGCTGCCGCGCGATCCGCGCTTGGTAGTCGAGCGCGTTGATCCCGACGCCGTGCCGCCGGTCTGGGGCGATCCCTTCCGGCTCGCCGAGGTGTTCACCAACCTGATCCAGAACGCGCTCGAGGCGGCGCCGGAGGGCGCCACCGTCCGCGTGCGGGTCGAGTCGCACGGCGACGAGCACGTCCGCGTGCTCGTCGAGAACGCGGGCGTCGGCATCCCGCCGGAGATGCAGGAGCGCATCTTTCACCCGTTCTTCACGACCAAGGCGCGCGGCACGGGCCTGGGCCTGCCCATCGCGCGGCAGATCGTCGAGGCCCACCGCGGTACGCTGAACGTGGAGAGCGACGGCGTGTCGGAGACGACGTTCGTCGTGGAGCTGCCCACCACCGCGCCCGTCATGGCCGCCGGAGCGCGGCCGTGAGCGAGCGCATCCTCATCACCGAGGACGACGAGGACTTGGCGTTCGTCATCCGTGAGGCGCTGACCCGGCAGGGCTACGAGGCGGAGGTGGCGCCGACCGCCGGTGCCCTGCTCGACAAGCTCAAGGCCGGCTCGTATGACCTGATCCTGCTGGATGTCCGGCTGCCCGACATGGACGGCCTCGACGCGATTCCGCGCTGTCGCGACCTGGCGCCCGAGACGCCCATCATCGTGATGACCGCCCACGGCACCCGGCAGATCGCGATGAACGCCATCAACCGGGGGGCCTACGACTTCTTCACCAAGCCGCTCAAGATGGCCGAGTTCCAGGTCGTCGTCGCGCGGGCGCTGGACCGGCGGCGGCTCCAGCAGCAGGTCAAGGTGCTGCGCGAGGGCCAGTCGGCTGGGGGCTTCGAGGATCTCATCGGCAAGAGCGAACCCCTCAAGCGCGTCATCGACATGGCCCAGCGCGCCGCGCCCACCGATCTCACCATCCTGATCCACGGCGAGAGCGGCACGGGCAAGGAGCTGATGGCCCGCGCGATCCACCGCCTGAGCTCGCGCAAGGATGGGCCCTTCATCCCGGTCAACTGCGCCGCCATCCCCGAGGGGCTGCTGGAGTCCGAGCTCTTCGGCCACGAGCGCGGCGCCTTCACGGGAGCCATCCGCGCGCGCCCCGGGCGCTTCGAGCTGGCGCGCGAGGGGACGCTCTTCCTCGACGAGATCGGCGACATGCCGGTGGCGATGCAGGCCAAGATCCTGCGCGTGCTGCAGGAGCGGCAGTTCGAGCGGGTGGGGGGCACGCGCTCGATCGGGGCGGACGTGCGCGTCATCGCCGCGACGCACCAGGACCTCGAGGCGATGGCGGCGGAAGGCCGGTTCCGCTCCGATCTCTTCTACCGGCTGCAGGGCGTGCGTCTCGTGATGCCGCCGCTGCGCGAGCGCATCGACGACCTGCCGCTCCTCGTGACGCATCTCCTCGAGCGGGCTGCGCAGCGACTGTGGCGGCAGCCCGCCACCGTGTCCACCGAGGCGCTCCGCTGCCTCTGGACCTACCCGTGGCCGGGTAACATCCGCGAGCTCCAGCACGTGCTCGAGGGCGCCATGGTCCTCTCGGACGGCGTCATCCTACCCGAGCATCTGCCCCCGGCCGTCCAGCGCGGCGCCAAGGCCGCGGCGGCGGGCGAGGCGTCGCCCGCCGTGACCGGATCGCTCGACGAGGCGCTCGAGGACTGGGAGCGGCGCGCCATCCTGGACGCCTTGCAGAAGGCCCAGGGCGTCCAGGCCCGGGCCGCCAAGATCCTCGGCATCACCGAGCGCAGTCTCTGGTACCGGGTCAAGAAGCTCAAGATCCAGGTGCGGATGACCGGGGAGAGGCCCGACCCCGCATGAGCCGCGTTCGCAAGGCCGTCTTCCCCGCCGCGGGGCTGGGCACGCGCTTCCTGCCGGCGACGAAGGCCCAGCCGAAGGAGATGCTGCCGCTCGTCGACAAGCC
This genomic interval carries:
- a CDS encoding type II secretion system F family protein, whose translation is MPVYQYEVADRKGSVSRGTAEAAEQAELITRFRERGQIVLSLRPARSGGGGGIGTINAGQVVTNLRQSFKRLSSGVNLGTVLLFTGQLAAMLGGGLHLVRILTALAAESTHKVFTKVLESVRDDITAGGTFADALAQHPHVFNTLYVSIVRAGELSGSLPVVLDTMTTYLEKTDAIRRKVKGAIAYPAVILVVAILIVIFMILKIVPIFQNVYEKAGAVLPLPTRILIGVSNVLRNYLLFMMLGLGVVVLVFYSIYQTPGGRRTFDRMKLNMPLFGSLIRKSIMARTCRTLSVLLNAGIPLIEAMETVARVSGNAVIEEALTGATQRMRDGGTIADTLRQTGEFPSMVTQLVATGEESGTLPTMLGRAATYYEQQVDQSVATLSSLIEPLMIVVMGGIAGGVILALYLPIFNLGHAMKGGVK
- a CDS encoding sigma-54 dependent transcriptional regulator, encoding MSERILITEDDEDLAFVIREALTRQGYEAEVAPTAGALLDKLKAGSYDLILLDVRLPDMDGLDAIPRCRDLAPETPIIVMTAHGTRQIAMNAINRGAYDFFTKPLKMAEFQVVVARALDRRRLQQQVKVLREGQSAGGFEDLIGKSEPLKRVIDMAQRAAPTDLTILIHGESGTGKELMARAIHRLSSRKDGPFIPVNCAAIPEGLLESELFGHERGAFTGAIRARPGRFELAREGTLFLDEIGDMPVAMQAKILRVLQERQFERVGGTRSIGADVRVIAATHQDLEAMAAEGRFRSDLFYRLQGVRLVMPPLRERIDDLPLLVTHLLERAAQRLWRQPATVSTEALRCLWTYPWPGNIRELQHVLEGAMVLSDGVILPEHLPPAVQRGAKAAAAGEASPAVTGSLDEALEDWERRAILDALQKAQGVQARAAKILGITERSLWYRVKKLKIQVRMTGERPDPA
- a CDS encoding ATP-binding protein is translated as MTRSAPRAYRVSLRLYVVFSLLMAASAVASGLFLLYLARPFASELSGPQARQLKVLLFTGAAVAGALAAVGGLIVGLNLAGRIRGIVEKAEAFSPQMGDEHGGLPRKTTTVRDELGALDAAVGRLTLSMDRFVRDSDILARLPEGMLLLDPAGALVSFNATAEALLDLSLDPHRGEPILSDAGAFPLQSGNERLARLLEGEPGGLEPVYDNEVPVVTAKGHALLLEVTAQRRDWGRAATAQVLVIRDASEKRRIREEIRRADQLAFLGGMAARIAHEIRTPLATIRGLLELLQADLPVGDQRREYIDRVLIGVDRQNRLVENLLTLSQPEPETWEAVSLPEALDELVAMLPRDPRLVVERVDPDAVPPVWGDPFRLAEVFTNLIQNALEAAPEGATVRVRVESHGDEHVRVLVENAGVGIPPEMQERIFHPFFTTKARGTGLGLPIARQIVEAHRGTLNVESDGVSETTFVVELPTTAPVMAAGARP
- a CDS encoding tetratricopeptide repeat protein, which gives rise to MRTGIDAAQSGELDQAVAAFRKAVEVDPTDAEAWDSLGVVLVRSGDEARGVEAFRRALRAAPGHPEAHRNLAVVLDRQGRAAEAARHYRAFLAKSPGDSPDRATIMARLEEMGARRPGE
- a CDS encoding AAA family ATPase, with protein sequence MYEAYYSLEDPPFVLTPDPRFMLRSKGHHEILATLLYGITSQKGLMALVGDVGTGKTTLCRALLRELPDSVQSALVLNPHLSDADLIGTILDDLGVERRGSTKGELMAALSQYLLATGSEGKTVLVIVDEAQQMSVESLEQIRILSNLETATRKLLQVLLVGQPELEEKLKLNELRQLDQRIGIRCYLKPLPRKETYRYVEHRLRVAGLPGALPFTRGALAKIYKYSRGIPRVINLVCDRALMAGFSNRVREITPTLVTSAVRNLEGGRQGRNRYVRTWAPAGGMRRAAVVVGAAVVLLGAGGAAAYWGGFSLGGLRAGAQAKPPQNIAAAPAALSPAAPSPVGAPSAGQSPVSAAPLALTPGVAPPPPDRPVISSAAEAQRQLMTRLLALWGIQDAAPGAVPPWPTNPDGSLDISGVATRYQLSATFLPETTLSDLRAIGLPALVELSDAPAGRPYLLRWIGADTATLVAPSGEEARFALNTLDPAWTRSAWIVWRNVDQLPLDPWRDLTPTVLTTIGLRLQKLGYLSPPVPPSYDSRFQQAVRRFQRAVGGLHEDGIVGPRTAIALSRVVGGRFNPTIAEGGAQ
- a CDS encoding ATPase, T2SS/T4P/T4SS family gives rise to the protein MSEPQDRWAWAPLGQMLVNDKVLTTDQLKQALERQRKTRERLGQILIDMKLIDEDMLIKYLGAQFRKESITRQELDALDPDVVKLVPEEVARQYGVIASQRSGRKLIVATADPLNVMALDDLRRATGLDVDFRIGPGGAIQEAIEKTYRKIANATVSNGGLDDALKVDLGLNVGPSAASAAESVIDIRQLQSQADDPPVVRVVNYVLGRAALDGASDVHVEPGEDRTKVRYRIDGLLFDLLEVPRQLHLAVVSRIKIISRLDIAERRLPQDGSFASRIHGQEFDFRVSTLPTVYGEKVVLRLLEKAAVLERYSVENLGFEKEQLEAFLKGIRRPWGMVLITGPTGSGKSTTLHTALKFIKSPRKNVVTVEDPVEYRQPGIQQVHVKSEIGFDFARALRSILRQDPDIIMIGEIRDQETAQIAVKAALTGHLVLSTLHTHDAVSTLVRLINIGVEPFLVASAVNVAAAQRLVRRICKDCKESYRPTADELALFAPDPGPEVLYRGRGCKTCRNVGYAGRMALYEVFAVDAEVRRMLIDGTDGDKIQRYAVESGMVTLKQCGFRQAARGLTTLEEVLAVAADGE